AGCCATGTACGACGGCATCACAAAAGCGGATGACACGTTTTTGATCGCTTAGACGCGCTTTTTCATAGCGTTTTAATAACTGCGGATCACCAATATCTGCGCCCTTAAGTACTTGCGCACTCATCATCTGCGCCAGGACATGCGCATCACGCATACATAGGTTGAAGCCCTGACCCGCCACAGGGTGCAAAGTATGAGCTGCGTTGCCCATGATGACGCAGCGACCATCTGCCTGCTTGTCTGCCAGCACGCGTGTCAATGGATAAGCACCGCGGCGACCGGCAGCGACAAACTTGCCAGCACGCTGACCAAACGCCTGTTGCAAAGTCGCCAGAAAATGCGCATCATCGTCTAAATATTTATTTTCTTCACCCGTTGGACAGACCCAGACTACCGATCGGCGATAGCCGTTTTGATAGTCATTATTGCCATCCCCTTCTGGATCGGTCAATGGCAACACAGCAAGCGGGCCTGCTGGACTAAAACGCTCAATGGCGATGTGCTCGTGAGGCTTATCCGTCTCTACCACGCCAACGATAGCGGTTTGCTGATAGTCATAAGTCGTAGTGCCGATATCCAATAACTGACGCACTGTAGAGTCGCGACCGTCACAAGCGACCAAAACGCTGGCTTGCAATTGCTGCTCATGCTCCTCTTCACCATAGTAGCTAAAGCTGAGCGTCACCCCATCCGTTTGTTGTACATCGATGACATTGGCATTGTCAATCAAAGTAATCAGTGGTTCTTGCTGTGCGGCCAGTAATAGCTTGCGCCCTAGCCACGCATTTTCCATGACTTGTCCAAATGAGTCGACTTGCTCCTCAGCTTTGTTTAACTGCGCGCGCCCAAAGCTGCCTTGCTCACTGATCTGTACCGCATCAATGCGACAAGCATGACTTTGCAGCTCATCCCATAGCCCAATCTCTTGATAAATCTGTACCGTGCGTCGTGATAATGCCGTATTTCGACTGTCTAAATAATGGCTACGCGTACTATCATCATTTGGGCTGATTTTTGGATAGCTCATCTTTTCTAGCAAGGTACTGGCAATACCATGATGCGCAAGCAACAATGCAAAAGATAAGCCCACGTGACCACCACCAGCGATCAGCACCTGCTGCTCGGTGATTGCCGCTTTTTTTCCTACATTTGATAAATCTGAATCAGTGTTTTGCATCATTATTATTCCCAATTATTATTTCTACTGCGATTTGTTGAGATTGCTTACGATAGACGGTGAATAGCTGCTCAAAACTACCTTTATTTTATAATATTTATCATTTGATGCGTGCTCTAAGCTGAGTTATTGGCCGTTATAATATAAGCCATAGATTACCACAAATTGCGCAAACTTCCGTGTCCTTCACTATAGGTATAACGCTGACTCAACCTTTAGGACCCCTTATGGTCACAAAGCAAAGTATTGATAGCAGGAGTAGCAAACTCCAGGATTGCAATCGTCATACAAAACAAAACTATCCACCTCTGTCTATGGCTTGAAATTTAAAAACTATCAACCATAATGGAAGTAAGATGTTTACTTGTCATCACCCATATAATCAATAACTATTTTTCCGTCATTTTTACTTTTATTTTCTAAAAGCTATAAACCCTTACTGACTATTTTATTTTATCTATTAAGCCCGCTCACCTATTAAAACCTACCAATAGTAGCGGGCACCTAATATAAGGATAATCGCTTGACTGACTCCATGAGCCGCCGTATAAAGTTTGAATCACTGACCCCAGCACAGCTCAAAACCGTGCTTGGCGAATATAATAATCACATGAAATACATTCAAGAACGTCTCAATATTAAGATAAGCCAGCGTCAAGGCGACTTTTGCCTTAGCGGTGATATAAGGGATGTTGAGCGCGGCGAACGTATCATATATAAGCTCGTTGACGAAACCCAAAATTCAAAAGATATCAGTGCAGCAGAGTTACACCTTATCATTCAATCAAGCATCTCACGTGATGAAGACGTAGAAGACGATGAGCAGGTCACGGATAGTAAAGAAGACGCCAATGATTTGGATTCGGCAAGTGACTTTACGCCCGTAAGTTTGCGTACGCGCAAAGGTAAAATCATCCCGCGTGGTGGCAATCAACAGCGTTATGTAAAAAACGTGCTGAGCTCTGATGTGTCATTCGGTATTGGCCCTGCTGGTACTGGTAAGACCTACTTGGCAGTCGCTTGTGCGGTCGACATGCTTGAGCGCAATGAGATTGAGCGTATCTTACTGGTGCGCCCTGCGGTAGAAGCAGGCGAGAAGCTAGGATTTTTGCCTGGCGACTTGACGCAAAAGATTGATCCATATTTACGTCCTTTGTACGATGCGCTATACGAGATGATAGGTTTTGAGAAGGTCGGAAAAATGCTAGAGCGTCAGATCATTGAGGTTGCGCCACTTGCGTACATGCGAGGGCGGACTTTGAACAACTCGTTTGTGATCTTGGATGAGGCGCAGAATACTACGCCTGAACAGATGAAAATGTTTTTGACACGCTTAGGCTTTGGGTCACGCGCTGTCATCACTGGTGACATCACTCAGGTCGACCTGCCACGCGGTCATAAGTCAGGTCTGGCACAAGCGATGGATATCTTAAGTGATATTGAAGAGATTCATATCACCAAGTTTGATTCAAAAGATGTGGTACGCCATCAGCTGGTACAAAAAATCGTCGAAGCCTATGATGTGTTTGATGAGGAGCAAGTAGCGCTACAAGAAAAACGTAAGTTTGAGCGTATGAAGGAGCAAGAGCGCAAACAAGCAGTCGCTGATGCGGCCGCTAAGTTATAGCTAACTGTCGCACGCTAGTTTTGAAATCAGAAAACCGGATTACTGCTCGTAATCCGGTTTTTTTGCTAAGTACCATATATAAGAGTAGTACCTACTCAACTAGCAACTTATATGGACTACCCTAGGCTGTGGCTTTAGCCCTGAGAAACGTTAAAAAATTGCACTGCAATTTTAGTTTCGCAAGAGAAATTCTTTAAATAGAATTTCTGTAAGATAGTTTGCAGCACTTCGCCACCAACCACAGCCTACACCAATACATTTAGATATTTAAAAATGGGGCAATCAATATAAGTTTTGATCTTAACATTACCTCAGCTGCTATAGTAGCTTTAACAAGATAATTAAAGATTAAAGACAGCAAGGCTTAATCAGACTCAAAATTCTTAATAGGATAAAAATATGAATCAACCTAACAATAATAAAACAGCGGATGAAATCGCTAGTAGTGTCAATAATAACAATGCCAGTTTAGCGGCACTCGACATTAGCGCAACTGACAGTATTGATAATACTTTGGTCGACAGTTTTTATGGTGAAGACAGTCTCTTGCCAATCATGAGGGCGACACTTGATTATATGAATGAGCGCATCAAAAACGGTCTCACGTTACCCTACTTTGCCGACATCAATCCTGAGCTGTGGCAAAAGAAACCTAAAGCGCTGGATATATATATCACTGATGAAAGCGAAGGTCGCGAGTTGAATCTGGAAGCACGTGGCAAGGATTATGCGACCAATATTTTATCTTACCCAAGCGACTTGCCTGCCTCCACCATAGAGCTGATGCCGACGTTGCCACTGGGTGAGCTAATTATCTGTCATGCAGTGGTGGTGCGAGAAGCCGCGGAACAGGAAAAAACAGTAGTACAGCACATCAGCCATTTACTGGTACATGGTGTGCTGCATCTATTGGGTTTTGATCATGAGCTCGGACAGGCTGAGCAAGATGAGATGGAAAGCTTTGAAATTGAGATTTTGGCAGGTTTACATCTACCAAACCCCTATCTTCCCAACGCTTAAGTTTGATGTAGCCAGTTTTTTACCTAGCCAATCATTTAAGATAGCCAGTCTTTTTAAGGTGATTAGTCTTTGGCCATGGGCAGTTTTTGTGACTGACCCATTTGGTTAATCATCTGATCCAGTCCTTTGACATGGACACTACGCTGCGGGAATGGAATCTCAATCTTCTCATCATCCAGCGCATGCTTGAACTGCTCTAGCAAATCGCATTGCATCGTCCACCAGTCGGCATTGGTCGTCCAAACGTTTAAGGTCAGATCTACTGAGTTATCGCCCAGATTGGTGACACGCACGATAGGCTCAGGGTCGGTAAAGGCCAGTGGATTGTTCTTTGCCAAGCTGAGCATGACGTTTTTGGCGACCTTAATATCCGCATCGTAGCCAATACCGACCGTGATATCGACGCGGCGGTTGGGCAGCGCGGTATAGTTGGTGACGGCTGAGGTGGTGATATCGCTGTTAGGGATGATGATGTCGTGATTGTTAATCGTCGTCAGGTGGGTGTTGATTAAGGTAATCTCTGTCACTGTCCCTGTGTAGCTACTGATTTGAACATAATCACCGCGTACAAACGGGCGGAAGGTCACAATCATAATGCCAGCCGCGAAGTTTGACAGCTGATCCTTTAATGACAGACCAATGGCTACCGCGGCGCCACCCAATATAGCGACGACTGACGTGGTCTGCACGCCAACTTTGCTAAGGGCTGCTAGAGCAACCACGACTAACAATACGCCATATAACAAGCGACCTAAGAAGTTAGCGACGGTATCATCTAAGTGGCTACGCAACATAATACCGTGAGCGAACGTGACTGCTTTTTTGGCAAGCCAACGCCCTACCACGAATATCAATATCGCTAGAGCAATCTTAATAACTAAGCTGAATGCGTTACTGGTAAGGGTAGCAACATCTACTGTAAAACCTAAAAATTCCATACTGACTCTTTATTTTATAGCTTGATTGACTTGATAGCTTGATTGGCTATCTGGTTTGACGTCACAATCGAATGTCGATCATCACTCTAATGGTTGAGCATTTTAACGCAAGCATCGTTTTGGGTTGTTCGTATTTTAGTAACTTATACTTAATAAGTCACATCTACTTTGTCGCTGTAACGATAGGTACGTATCAGACGCAGCTCGACAATATCACTCATGTCTTCGGTAAACTTACCAAAAGGTGCGGCTTGTCGTACTGATTGCTTCGCAGCTTCGTCTAATATCGTTGAGCCTGAGCTTTCTAGCAGGCGAATGGCTTTAATATTCCCATCATTACTGATAATGACCATCAGGCGCACTTCGCCAGTGATTCCCTGCGCCCGTGCCTGTACCGGATAGTGTAAGTTACCGATACGCTCGACATGCTCACGAAAGGTTTCAATATAGTCCGCTGCTGCCCCGCGCGTGGTTGAGTTGCTATCCACGGTGACGACTTTAGACTTGGTGGCATAGACTTGTTGGCGCTGTGATAGCTGCGCCTCTAAAGTTGCAATCTGCTTACGCAGGCGCTCTTCTTGCGCTTGCATGTCATCTTGCGCTTGTTTGCTGTCGTTATCAGACTCTACGGTCGCTTGACGCCAACTCAAGGTCGTACGCAAATAGCTTTCTTGGTAGCGCTGCTGACGCACCTTACGCTGCATATTGATCACATCTTGGGTTTCGCTGATTTGCTCTGCAGTCAATGGGCTGGTTTGCGCACTTTCTTGTCTTACTTTTTGAAGTACCGAACCGCCGCCTTCTTGTGAAGCATTGGCGATATAGTGCGCATCTTCATTGGGCTTCATATTATCAGTCAAAGCCTTGGCAACATCTTGCATCAACGCTGCAGGATCTTTGCCCATAGAAAAGCTCACGCCAAAAATGATCACCACGTGCACCACTAAGGCAATGATAATAGCGACAGGCATGCTAAAATCGCGCTTTGGTGCTTGCGCAGAAAAGTGATAGCTTTGGGAGTCTTTAATATGGGCCACAATGGGTCTCAACTTTCAGCATAAGTATGGCGGCCATCGCCTTGATCTTGATAATTGGCTGCTATTTTACATGGTTCACACTCATAATGGCAGTTGCAATAATGACTGCTCTTTCAAGCTACGTCTGATACTCGAGCCTTGCTTTGAAATATACTATTTTCGACGTCATCATATAGTCGACGCACTGTAAAAAGAACCTAGCGCTACTGGGATGAATGTTGCGTAGCCTCTGTGAACGCAGCACGCAAGTAAAATTTGTACCAGTAGGGCGTTTAAATTTAGATAACAGTTTTATTTTCAACTGACTACAACATGACCAATGTCTGATTCAAATCAACTCTACTGGTTATGTTGGTTGGTTTATTTGCTACAATATGACGCCCTTAGCTTTTCGCTACGCTGTTTTGCTATATACTATTTTAGGGTGTTGAACCCCTACTTAGTATTGACACCCTATAATGATAAGGATAACCAGTTTGCGCAACTTCGATAACTTTGATGACTTCACTGATAATCTTGGCTATCGCTTTAGCGAGTCATTTAGCGATGGCTGGGAGAGCTTAAGCCAAACCATCAAAAAGCTCTATGACAGAAGCATTGATAAGCTCGATGATGAGCTGGCTTTACCAGTTGCCCAAACCTACGTCAATGATGCCTTGCAAAAGTTCGTCACTGATAATGTCGGAGCTATCTTGGAGCTACGCGTTGAGCTGCATGACGATTGGTTCCGCTTGTACTGTACCTTAAATATTGCAGGTATTTATGCTGAAGTCGCCAGTAACTTTAGTCTCGTGCACGTGCAGCTCGATCGTAACGTACAGCGCTTTGTTTTTGGTCAGCAGACTTATACTGACGTACTCAACTTACGCTGCGAGTCATTTATTAAACGCCAAGGCATCAAGCTTTTTATTTGGTTTTATCATAGCGTGCTCAAAAAAGATCCGTTAGGCTTCATTCTGACTTATATCAATATAGCCCGCGCAAAAGAAGAGATTATCTACCTTGATATTAATCGTTGGCTAAAAAAGAATAAAAAAATCATGAGTGGCTTACACAAAGTACAGGTTAATTATGGTGAGCTCGAAGAAGAACAGCTGGTGCTAAAAACACAGGTAAACTACCGTGACTTGATAGGTGCCAGTAGCATCGATGATATTATTACTGAAGATGACGCGAGCGAAGATGAACCTGAGCTCATGAAAGGTCCTATCAACCCAATCGCTGATGCGGCCAAACCAAGCCAAGTCTAATAGCCAAACACAGGGGCGATTATTGCTCTAACGAATGAAAACGCCGCTGCCTTAAATGAAGGTAGCGGCGTTTTTTGTGGCCGTTTGAATATAGCCATACGTTTAGCAGTAATTTTTAGCTTACCAATAGTTCTCTACAGCGATATTGCCTTCACCGCGGCGATTCATGACTAGCCCCAGATCTTTGAGCGTCTCTTTGGTATCTTCTACCATCTCAGGGTTGCCACATAGCATTACATGGGCGCTGTCTATATCTAGCTTGATACCTGCACGCTCTTCTAACTTACCATTAACCAGCAACTTTGGTAAGCGCTCAGTTAAGGCATCTGCCATCGGCTCGCGGGTGACGATTGGGACAAATATCAATTTGGCTGGATTGTCGACCAATGAGCCAAAATCTTCTTGCAAGGTTTTAATCAATTCGAGATAGGCAAGCTCTTCCTTCGACCGTGCACTGTAGGCAAGTACGATGTGTTCGTAATCCTCCCAAGTTTGTAGATCTTGTAGCATCGACAAAAACGGCGCCAACCCTGTCCCTGTGGCTAGCAACCACAAATCCTTGGGCAATGGCTTTTGATAACGTGCTAAGGTCAAAAACCCAAATGGCATAGTATTCAATAGTAACTCATCACCGACTTGCAAATGCTGCAACTGCGAGGTAAACGCCCCATCAGGAATGACAATCGAGAAGAACTCTAGCACCTCGTCAAAAGGCGAAGACACAATAGAATACGCACGGTAGATATCTTCATTCAAGGAGTCGTCCAATGCGACATCTTGAGCTTTATAGTGTTGTAATTGACTGGGATTGACACCCAAACGCACGAACTGACCAGCAGTAAACTTAAAGCTGTCTGGACGGGTAACCGTAAAACTAAACAAGCCTGGTGTCCATGTGGTTTTGTTCAGCACCGTTACTTTTTGAATATTGTCACTCATAATAATTAATCACTCTCATTTTTATTAATAGTCTTTTATTGATGGTTGTTTTTATAAGTTTTTAAAGGATACAAACCAAAAGATGCGCCAAGCTTAGCATAAACTTGGCGCATCTTGGTTTTCTAACAGTAACAGCGGATAAGTAACCCACATCGTTAGCCGTTACTTATCCTATCTCTATACGGCTTCTTATACGGCTTGTGTTACCAAATACGCGCCATACCTGACCAAACGATCAAGCTATTTGGCAGTACACCAAAGTAGATAATCACTATGGTGACACCAATCACCATGAGCCCGCCCATACGAATGCCCCACTGCCCTGCTACATCAAACTCAATAAACTGCTTAGGACGTTTAAACAATGTCAGCATCACGCGCAGGTAATAGAACAGACCGATGGCACTGCCCAAGATAATCATCGCTGCTAAGAACCAGTTGGTTCCTTGCACAGCGGCTAAAATCGCAAACAGCTTAGTAATAAAGCCTGCTGTCAGTGGAATACCCGCTAAGGACAACATCATAATGGTCATCACCGCGGTAATCACCGGACGACGCCAAAATAGCCCTTGATAGTGTGATAAATCATCCGCTTCACCAGATTGACGATAAGGACTCGACATCAGCGTTACGACGCCAAAAGCACCAACAGAGGTCAAGGCATAAGCTGCCATATACATGCTAGAGATGCTATCAGCGGCAGCACCAATACTGACAATGACAATCAATACGTAACCCATATGGGCAATGGAAGAATACCCTAATAGGCGCTTAAGGTTGGTCTGACGGACAGCCAATAAGTTACCAACTAGGATAGACAAGGTTGCCATAACCATCAGTAGCATTTGTACCGACGGCAATGCCAACAAAGCGCTATCAATTAAAAAACGCACTGCCAGTGCCATCATCGCCACTTTAGACACCGAAGCTAAGTAAGTCGCTATAGGAGCGGGTGCGCCTTCATAGACATCTGGTGTCCATGCATGAAAGGGTGCCGCAGACAGTTTGAAAGCAACCCCAAACAGCATAAGTGCTGCCCCTAGTATCAGCAGTGGCGACTCAAACATACTGCCTAGCACCAGGCTAATCGGCTTGAATGCCAGTGAGCCAACCTGAGCATAAATAAACGCCATACCCATTAAGATAGTTGCAGAGGCGGTCGCTGAGAGCACCAAATACTTAAGACCTGACTCCAAAGAGCGGCTGCGCAAAAAGGTATAAGACAGCAAGCCGTATAGCGGTATAGAAAGCAGCTCAAGACTCATAAAGAATGCCGCCATATGCTGCGCTGATACCATTAATAAAGCACCAGTCGTCGATAACAATAGCAGCAAATACAGCTCGTCCTTATTATCTTTAAGATTTGCCAAATAGGCGTATGCCAAGGTACAGCAAGCCAAGGCACAGATAAAGATAACCACCATATTAAACTTGGCAAAGCTATCAATCACAAATAGCTGCTCAGCGTTTGGCACTACTGAGCCACTACTTATCACACCCGTGATCTGTCCAATCAAGGTAAACAGGCCGACGTTCAGACCCAAAACACTGATGGTAGCAGTGACAAAATGTGAGCGCTTAATAGTGATAGCAATCATGGCCAATAAAGACGTAATCGCTACTGCAATGATCGGCGCATAAGGCATTAACCCCATCAAATCATTCATCGTAAATTCATTCATGACTTAACGTGCCTCCATTGCATCAAGTAACGGCGACATATCGACCTGCGTCACCTGACTGTAAATATATGCATTATTGATCCACTGCATAGCGTGACTTGATGTATCCAAAAACGGCTGCGGATACAGTCCGAGCCATACTAGCCCTGCTGCCAACATCAATAATAATGACAGCTCGCGCTTACCCAAATCTTTCACTCTACGCGGTGGTAAGCCATGCGACTTGGTCTCATGCAGTGCCACTGCTTCAATGTTATTGGCACCAAATAGCGCACGGTAAATCAATATTAATGAGTACAGACCTGCTAGTACCAAACTAAACGTCGCTAGCACCACAAATACGGGATACTGCGCAAACGCACCAAACAAAATCATGAACTCACCGATGAAGTTACCAGTACCAGGAATACCTAGCAACGCGGCACTAAAGAACATCAGCATAGGCGCGTAGTAACGGAACTGCCCCCACATACCGCCCATCAAGGTCAGGTCACGAGTATGCAAGCGCTCATAGAGCTGACCTGCCATGATGAACAGCGCGGCTGAGCTAAGACCATGTGCTAGCATTTGGATCATCAAGCCTTGTAGGCTGAGTAAAGTACCCGCATAAATCGCCAACACCACAAAACCCATGTGCGAGATACTGGTATAGGCCAATAGACGCTTCATGTCTGTTTGCATAAAGGCGAGCCATGCGCCATAAAAAATACCAATGGTGCCCAAAGTGATGGCAATCGGTGCAAACTCTTGCGATGCTGCAGGAAATAACGGCAGCACAAAACGAATCAAACCATAGGCAGCTGTCTTAATCAGCACCCCTGCCAAATCCACCGAACCTGCTGTTGGTGCCTGCGCATGTGCATCAGGTAACCAACCGTGGAACGGCATAACTGGCAACTTGACGGCAAAGCCGATAAAGAAGCACAGCATGATCGGATATTCCCAGCCGCCAAGTGGCGTACCGAGCAAGTCATTATAGTTAAAGCTCACCACACCGCTATTAGCGTAGCTGAACAGCACTAATAACAACACGCCAATGAGCATAATAAGCCCAGAAGCTTGGGTATAAATAAAGAACTTAGTTGCTGCGTATTCTTTTGTCTTACCACCAACGACATCATGACCCCAAATGGCAATCAAGAAGTAGATAGGAACCAGCATCATCTCCCAAAAGAAGAAGAATAAAAACAGGTCAATGGCTAAGAAAACACCAATAACGCCGCCTAAGCTCCATAGCAAGTTCAGATGAAAGAAGCCAACACGGCGCTGGATTTCATTCCATGAACACGCAACGGCAGCGACACCAAGCAGCCCTGTCAATGCAACCATCATTAGCGACAGACCATCTAGCGCTAAGTGAAAGCTGATACCGAAGCTTGGTATCCACGGCACACTAAATTCAGCAATCCAAGGCACCGCCGCTGCAGGCGCAATCACTTGCTTACTCATGCCAGCAAAGTCGCCATACTGCCAAAGCACCATAGACAGCCCAAAGGTCAACATCATACCAATTAAGGCAATCCACCGTGGTAGGCGCTTATTAAAGCGCTCAACCAACCAACATAGCAATCCGGCAATAAACGGAATAGCAATCAATGCCGGTAGCATCCACGTTTGTTGTAACTCAATCATTTTACACCACCGTAATCATTACCAGCACCAGCAATACAGCTACTCCCAAGCCAAAGCTTGCAGCATAACCTCGAAGTGACCCAGTTTGCGTTGCAGACAAGGCTTTATTACCTGCTGACGCCAACATTGGCAATATATTCCACGTCTTATCAACAGGGTCGGCTTTAAATAAACGGCCAATCAACAAGAAGGGTTTTACAAATACCAAATCGTATAAAGCGTCAAAGCCCATACCGTGATAGCACCAATGGTATAGCGCCCCACCGATTCGCGTCTGCTTAAAGCGTGAGAGCATCCGGCCCTTATCAACTACATAAAATAGCGCTGCCAATATTAGTCCTGCTAGCATCGCACCCATAGCGATATATTCGGCCGTATGTTTGTCATCGGCTTGGTTGGCCACTTCTAATAGATGCCCAACGCTTTCTGGCAACACGCCTTGTAATGGCGGTGTAATCCACGCCCCTACGGCGGTTGATAGCACGAGTAACACCGTAAGCGGCAACCAATACGACACGCCAGATAGCTTGTGCGCTGGGGTTTTTTCTTCACCAAAAAAGATAATCCAAATCATACGGATGGTATAAATGGCAGTTAAGAATGCACCGAATACCCCCATATAAAATAAGACTTGATGACCCGTCGCAAACGCTTCCCAAAGGATGGCTTCTTTTGAATAAAAGCCAACCGTTACCCAAGGTATCGCTGCAAGCGCGCCGCCACCGACGATATAACACCAGAATACTAACGGTATTTTCTTACGCAGTCCGCCCATCTTGAAAATGTTTTGCTCATGATGCACGGCAAGAATGACCGCACCTGAAGATAAGAACAATAAGGCCTTAAAGAACGCGTGAGTCATCAGATGGAAGACAGCGCCTTGCCATGCCCCCACGCCCAATGCTAAGAACATATAGCCGATTTGACTCATGGTCGAATACGCTAAAATGCGCTTAATGTCTGTCTGTACCAACGCACAAAATCCAGCGACCACCAGCGTCAAGGCACCCACAGCACCGACCCAGTACAACAAAATACCTGGGGTCAAAATAAACAATGGATGTAGGCGCGCGATTAAATAAACACCTGCGGTAACCATCGTTGCCGCGTGAATCAACGCTGATACTGGCGTTGGACCTGCCATCGCATCAGCAAGCCACGTATGTAGTGGAATCTGTGCCGACTTACCCATTGCTCCACCAACAAGCATCATGGTGGTTAGGATCATCGTTGGATTATTCACATCGAACACCTCAGGCGCACGGGTGATGATCTCTTGGATATTCAGCGTGCCAAACTCACGGAACAGTAAGAATAGACCAAACGCCAAAAACACATCGCCGATACGGGTCACGGTAAAGGCTTTCATCGCCGCACGGCCATTGGCTCTGTCTTCAAAATAAAAACCAATCAGCAAGTACGAACAAATACCCACACCTTCCCAACCAAGATATAGCAGTAACAAATCATCCGCGAGCACCAGCAATAA
The sequence above is a segment of the Psychrobacter fulvigenes genome. Coding sequences within it:
- a CDS encoding ferredoxin--NADP reductase; this translates as MSDNIQKVTVLNKTTWTPGLFSFTVTRPDSFKFTAGQFVRLGVNPSQLQHYKAQDVALDDSLNEDIYRAYSIVSSPFDEVLEFFSIVIPDGAFTSQLQHLQVGDELLLNTMPFGFLTLARYQKPLPKDLWLLATGTGLAPFLSMLQDLQTWEDYEHIVLAYSARSKEELAYLELIKTLQEDFGSLVDNPAKLIFVPIVTREPMADALTERLPKLLVNGKLEERAGIKLDIDSAHVMLCGNPEMVEDTKETLKDLGLVMNRRGEGNIAVENYW
- a CDS encoding energy transducer TonB — translated: MAHIKDSQSYHFSAQAPKRDFSMPVAIIIALVVHVVIIFGVSFSMGKDPAALMQDVAKALTDNMKPNEDAHYIANASQEGGGSVLQKVRQESAQTSPLTAEQISETQDVINMQRKVRQQRYQESYLRTTLSWRQATVESDNDSKQAQDDMQAQEERLRKQIATLEAQLSQRQQVYATKSKVVTVDSNSTTRGAAADYIETFREHVERIGNLHYPVQARAQGITGEVRLMVIISNDGNIKAIRLLESSGSTILDEAAKQSVRQAAPFGKFTEDMSDIVELRLIRTYRYSDKVDVTY
- a CDS encoding mechanosensitive ion channel family protein yields the protein MEFLGFTVDVATLTSNAFSLVIKIALAILIFVVGRWLAKKAVTFAHGIMLRSHLDDTVANFLGRLLYGVLLVVVALAALSKVGVQTTSVVAILGGAAVAIGLSLKDQLSNFAAGIMIVTFRPFVRGDYVQISSYTGTVTEITLINTHLTTINNHDIIIPNSDITTSAVTNYTALPNRRVDITVGIGYDADIKVAKNVMLSLAKNNPLAFTDPEPIVRVTNLGDNSVDLTLNVWTTNADWWTMQCDLLEQFKHALDDEKIEIPFPQRSVHVKGLDQMINQMGQSQKLPMAKD
- a CDS encoding FAD-dependent monooxygenase: MMQNTDSDLSNVGKKAAITEQQVLIAGGGHVGLSFALLLAHHGIASTLLEKMSYPKISPNDDSTRSHYLDSRNTALSRRTVQIYQEIGLWDELQSHACRIDAVQISEQGSFGRAQLNKAEEQVDSFGQVMENAWLGRKLLLAAQQEPLITLIDNANVIDVQQTDGVTLSFSYYGEEEHEQQLQASVLVACDGRDSTVRQLLDIGTTTYDYQQTAIVGVVETDKPHEHIAIERFSPAGPLAVLPLTDPEGDGNNDYQNGYRRSVVWVCPTGEENKYLDDDAHFLATLQQAFGQRAGKFVAAGRRGAYPLTRVLADKQADGRCVIMGNAAHTLHPVAGQGFNLCMRDAHVLAQMMSAQVLKGADIGDPQLLKRYEKARLSDQKRVIRFCDAVVHGFTHPNPAVKLARNVALVAFDKLPNIKPLVANYAMGLKS
- a CDS encoding NADH-quinone oxidoreductase subunit N, translated to MNEFTMNDLMGLMPYAPIIAVAITSLLAMIAITIKRSHFVTATISVLGLNVGLFTLIGQITGVISSGSVVPNAEQLFVIDSFAKFNMVVIFICALACCTLAYAYLANLKDNKDELYLLLLLSTTGALLMVSAQHMAAFFMSLELLSIPLYGLLSYTFLRSRSLESGLKYLVLSATASATILMGMAFIYAQVGSLAFKPISLVLGSMFESPLLILGAALMLFGVAFKLSAAPFHAWTPDVYEGAPAPIATYLASVSKVAMMALAVRFLIDSALLALPSVQMLLMVMATLSILVGNLLAVRQTNLKRLLGYSSIAHMGYVLIVIVSIGAAADSISSMYMAAYALTSVGAFGVVTLMSSPYRQSGEADDLSHYQGLFWRRPVITAVMTIMMLSLAGIPLTAGFITKLFAILAAVQGTNWFLAAMIILGSAIGLFYYLRVMLTLFKRPKQFIEFDVAGQWGIRMGGLMVIGVTIVIIYFGVLPNSLIVWSGMARIW
- the ybeY gene encoding rRNA maturation RNase YbeY, which produces MNQPNNNKTADEIASSVNNNNASLAALDISATDSIDNTLVDSFYGEDSLLPIMRATLDYMNERIKNGLTLPYFADINPELWQKKPKALDIYITDESEGRELNLEARGKDYATNILSYPSDLPASTIELMPTLPLGELIICHAVVVREAAEQEKTVVQHISHLLVHGVLHLLGFDHELGQAEQDEMESFEIEILAGLHLPNPYLPNA
- a CDS encoding PhoH family protein, producing the protein MSRRIKFESLTPAQLKTVLGEYNNHMKYIQERLNIKISQRQGDFCLSGDIRDVERGERIIYKLVDETQNSKDISAAELHLIIQSSISRDEDVEDDEQVTDSKEDANDLDSASDFTPVSLRTRKGKIIPRGGNQQRYVKNVLSSDVSFGIGPAGTGKTYLAVACAVDMLERNEIERILLVRPAVEAGEKLGFLPGDLTQKIDPYLRPLYDALYEMIGFEKVGKMLERQIIEVAPLAYMRGRTLNNSFVILDEAQNTTPEQMKMFLTRLGFGSRAVITGDITQVDLPRGHKSGLAQAMDILSDIEEIHITKFDSKDVVRHQLVQKIVEAYDVFDEEQVALQEKRKFERMKEQERKQAVADAAAKL